AAACATACATATTAACTTCTCCAGGTTTTAAAGGGACAAATTCTTCTTTTTGTCTGGTTAAAGTATTATATAATTTCATCTTTTAATCCTCCTACTATGATAATATTTCTAATCTATATCCTTTTTTTGTTAAATTATCTATAAGTTCTTTTGACTGTTCTACTGTCTGAAGTTCGATTTCAAACATAACATTTACATAGTCCAATCCTTTTTTATTCCAATTAGTATCTTGTCTTAATTTTACTACATTACCTCCCATAGATACTATCTCATTAATTATACCGCTTAATTGCCCTACCCTATCTTTAATTTCTACTAAAAATCTTAATCTTCTTTTAAGTCTTATAAGTTCTCTATCTATTATCTTAGAAACCGTTGCTATATCAATATTTCCTCCACTTATAAGTGAGACTATATTTTTACCCTTTATATTTATTTTGTCGCTTAGTATAGCTGCCATAGCAGCTGCCCCAGCACCTTCTGCTAAAAGTTTTCCTCTTTCTAATAAACAAAATACACTGTATGCAATTTCATCTTCTGAAACAGTTACTATGTCATCTACATATTTACTCATATATTCAAATGTTATTTTTCCTGGAGTACTAACAGATATACCATCTGCCAATGATTTAACTCCAGGTAATGTTACAATTTTCCCCTTATCTAAGGATTCTTTTGAGGAAGCTATAATAGATGGTTGCACTCCTATTATTTTAACACTTGGTTTAATAGACTTTGCCGCTAGTGCTATTCCCGATATTAAACCGCCTCCACCTACTGGTACTACTATAGCATCTACATTATCTATATCTTCTAGTATTTCCAATCCTATAGTTCCCTGTCCTGCTATAACCTGCTCATCATCAAAGGGATGTATAAATGTATATCCATTTTCTTTTTGTGTTTGCAATGCTTTTATATAGCATTCATCATATACTTCTCCACATTGAATTACATTAGCACCATATCCTTTTGTAGCATTTACTTTAGCTAATGGTGCTGTTGCTGGCATAACTATAGTAGAATTTATACCAAAAGCAGATGCTGCATAGGCAACACCTTGTGCATGATTACCTGCTGACGATGCTATAACTCCTTTTTTTCTTTCTTCTTCACTAAGACTTACTATTTTATTATAAGCTCCTCTTAATTTAAAAGCACCTGTCTTTTGTTTATTTTCACACTTAATATAAACATTATATCCAGTCAATTTTGTAAAAGTTGATGAATACACTAGTGGTGTCCTTCTTACAACCTCTTTAATATTATTTTGTGCCTGTTTTACATCATCAAGTCTTAATTTCATAGTCATAGCTTCCCCTCCTAATAATTGAAAATATTCTGTTAACTATATTTTACAATTTTAGGCTGCTCTTTTCAAATTCTTCTTTAATTTTATTATAAACTTCTTCTATATCTAATATTTGTAAATCT
This window of the Clostridium cochlearium genome carries:
- the ilvA gene encoding threonine ammonia-lyase, which produces MKLRLDDVKQAQNNIKEVVRRTPLVYSSTFTKLTGYNVYIKCENKQKTGAFKLRGAYNKIVSLSEEERKKGVIASSAGNHAQGVAYAASAFGINSTIVMPATAPLAKVNATKGYGANVIQCGEVYDECYIKALQTQKENGYTFIHPFDDEQVIAGQGTIGLEILEDIDNVDAIVVPVGGGGLISGIALAAKSIKPSVKIIGVQPSIIASSKESLDKGKIVTLPGVKSLADGISVSTPGKITFEYMSKYVDDIVTVSEDEIAYSVFCLLERGKLLAEGAGAAAMAAILSDKINIKGKNIVSLISGGNIDIATVSKIIDRELIRLKRRLRFLVEIKDRVGQLSGIINEIVSMGGNVVKLRQDTNWNKKGLDYVNVMFEIELQTVEQSKELIDNLTKKGYRLEILS